A genomic stretch from Larus michahellis chromosome 7, bLarMic1.1, whole genome shotgun sequence includes:
- the APPBP2 gene encoding amyloid protein-binding protein 2, producing the protein MAAVELEWVPETLYNTAISAVVDSYGRARRRDIRSLPENIQFDVYYKLYQQGRLCQLGSEFCELEVFAKVLRALDKRHLLHHCFQALMDHGVKVASVLAYSFSRRCSYIAESDSAVKEKAIQIGFVLGGFLSDAGWYSDAEKVFLSCLQLCTLHDEILHWFRAVECCVRLLHVRNGNCKYHLGEETFKLAQSYMDKLAKHGQQANKAALYGELCALLFAKSHYDEAYKWCIEAMKEITVGLPVKVVVDVLRQASKACVVKREFKKAEQLIKHAVYLAREHFGAKHPKYSDTLLDYGFYLLNVDNICQSVAIYQTALDIRQSVFGGKNIHVATAHEDLAYSSYVHQYSSGKFDNALFHAERAIGIITHILPEDHLLLASSKRVKALILEEIAIDCHNKETEQRLLQEAHDLHLSSLQLAKKAFGEFNVQTAKHYGNLGRLYQSMRKFKEAEEMHIKAIQIKEQLLGQEDYEVALSVGHLASLYNYDMNQYENAEKLYLRSIAIGKKLFGEGYSGLEYDYRGLIKLYNSIGNYEKVFEYHNILANWNRLRDRQFSVTDALEDVSTSPQSTEEVVQSFLMSQNVDGQSS; encoded by the exons ATGGCGGCGGTGGAGCTGGAGTGGGTGCCCGAGACGCTCTATAACACGGCGATCTCGGCCGTGGTGGATAGTTACGGGCGGGCCCGGCGCCGGGACATCCGCTCGCTGCCCGAGAACATCCAGTTCGACGTGTACTACAAG ctttaccAACAGGGCCGTTTATGCCAGCTGGGTAGTGAATTTTGTGAACTAGAAGTTTTTGCAAAGGTGCTACGAGCTTTAGATAAAAG acATCTGCTTCATCACTGTTTTCAGGCTTTGATGGACCATGGAGTAAAAGTTGCTTCTGTACTGGCCTATTCTTTCAGTAGACGGTGCTCCTACATAGCAGAATCGGATtctgctgtaaaagaaaaagcaatccaGATTGGGTTTGTTTTAG gAGGGTTCCTATCGGATGCAGGCTGGTACAGTGATGCTGAGAAGgtatttctttcctgccttcagTTGTGCACCCTTCATGACGAAATCCTTCATTGGTTCCGTGCTGTAGAATGTTGCGTAAG GTTGCTGCATGTTCGAAATGGTAACTGTAAATATCACTTGGGAGAGGAAACATTCAAACTTGCTCAGTCTTACATGGACAAACTTGCAAAACACGGTCAGCAGGCAAACAAAGCTGCGCTCTATGGGGAGCTGTGCGCGCTGCTCTTTGCCAAGAGCCACTATGATGAG GCTTATAAATGGTGTATAGAAGCTATGAAGGAGATCACAGTTGGGCTGCCTGTAAAAGTAGTAGTGGATGTTTTACGACAAGCTTCAAAG GCTTGTGTTGTAAAACGTGAATTTAAGAAGGCTGAACAGCTGATAAAACATGCAGTATACCTTGCCCG GGAGCATTTTGGAGCCAAGCACCCCAAATATTCCGATACTCTACTAGACTATGGATTTTACTTGCTCAATGTAGACAATATTTGCCAATCTGTTGCAATCTATCAG ACAGCTCTTGATATCCGGCAGTCAGTATTTGGAGGTAAAAACATACATGTAGCTACAGCTCATGAAGACTTGGCTTATTCTTCCTATGTTCACCAGTACAGCTCTGGAAAATTTGACAATGCACT ATTCCATGCTGAACGTGCTATTGGCATTATAACTCACATTCTCCCAGAAGACCATCTTCTCTTGGCGTCTTCAAAGAGAGTAAAAG CACTTATCCTGGAGGAGATTGCAATAGACTGTCACAACAAGGAAACTGAGCAGAGGTTACTTCAAGAAGCTCACGACTTACATCTGTCCTCACTCCAGTTAGCTAAAAAAGCCTTCGGGGAGTTTAATGTACAAACAGCGAAACACTATGGCAACCTTGGGAGACTGTATCAGTCCATGAGGAAGTTTAAG gaagcagaagaaatgcaCATCAAGGCAATTCAGATTAAGGAGCAGCTTCTGGGTCAGGAAGATTATGAAGTTGCGCTGTCAGTGGGTCATCTAGCATCGCTCTATAACTATGATATGAATCaatatgaaaatgctgaaaagctttATTTGAGATCCATAGCAATTG GAAAGAAGCTTTTTGGTGAAGGATACAGTGGACTTGAATATGATTACAGAGGTCTCATTAAACTGTACAATTCCATTGGCAATTATGAGAAAGTTTTTGAATACCACAATATTTTGGCCAATTGGAACCGGTTGCGGGATCGGCAGTTCTCAGTGACAGATGCTCTGGAGGACGTAAGCACCAGCCCTCAATCCACTGAAGAAGTGGTCCAGTCTTTTCTGATGTCTCAGAACGTTGACGGACAGAGTAGCTAA